A region of the Candidatus Cloacimonadota bacterium genome:
CATGTCATGGTTGCCAAATTTATCCCTGGCAGCGATCCTATCCATAAAGCAACAATCATTCCGCGTGGACGTTCACTCGGCTCCACACATTTCCTCCCACTCGATGATCGACTCACCTACTCAAAGAGCTACTGCGAGGCAACGATAGCCCATCTTCTTGGTGGACGTGCAGCAGATAAAGTGGCAAGTGGAGAACCCACAACAGGTGCCGGTGATGACATCAAGCGTGCAACAGAACTAGCGAAGAAAATGGTTTGCGAATGGGGTATGAGCGAGAAGATCGGTCCCATGACGATCGGTGAAAAAGATGAAAATGTCTTCCTGGGCAAGGAACTCGGCAGACCGAATAATCACAGTGAAGAACTGACCAAACTCGTGGATTCAGAAATCCGGGAAATCATCGAAGGACAATTCCAGCGATGTATGAAAATTCTCACGGATAACGAACCACTCCTTCACACACTTGCAAATGAACTGCTCGATAAAGAAACACTGACCGGCGAAGAGATCGATTTGATCTATCAAGATTATCTCAATGGCAAGCAGGTTAATGAAGAAAAAATTCAGAAAAAGAAACGTGCAAAATCACAGGATACAGACAATGGAAAAGATAACACTTAAAGGCACAACGATTCTTGGCGTGAAGATCGGTAAAAAGGTTGCAATCGGCGGCGACGGACAGGTTACCTTTGGCGATACGATCTTCAAGGCAACTGCCCATAAAGTGCGCAAACTGTATGATGGAAAAGTCATTGTAGGTTTTGCAGGTGCAACTGCCGACGCCTTTACGCTTTTTGAAAAATTTGAAGAAAAACTCAATGAATATAAAGGGAATCTCATGAGGGCAGCTGTCGAACTCGCAAAGGAATGGCGAACCGATAAAATACTACGTCGACTCGAAGCAATGATCATTGCGGGTAATGAGCAGCATTTACTTATACTTTCCGGTACTGGTGATGTGATCGAACCTGATCACAACATTGCAGCGATCGGTTCCGGTGGTCCCTATGCAAAAGCTGCAGCCATGGTTCTCATCAAAGATAAGAAAAAAAATCCAAAAGACATCGTCACAGAAGCACTGAAAATTGCAGCTGATATCTGTATTTATACCAACGATCAGATGGTCATAGAGGAAATGTAATGGATATGCACGAACTCACCCCAAAGGAAACAGTAAAAGAACTCGATAAATATGTGATAAGCCAGGACAGAGCAAAGCGCGCAGTTGCAATTGCTCTCAGAAATCGCTGGAGACGCCAGAACGTACCGGAAGATCTACGCGATGAGATCCTTCCCAACAACATCATCCTGATTGGTCCTACCGGTGTCGGAAAAACTGAAATTTCTCGCCGTCTTGCTAATCTGGTTAATGCTCCTTTTATCAAAATTGAAGCGTCTAAATTCACTGAAGTCGGGTATGTGGGGCGTGATGTGGAATCGATCGTTCGTGAACTGGTAAGTCTTTCGATCAACCAGGTTCGCGATGAGCTGACCATGGAAGTTGAAGATGAGGCGCGTGAACGTGCCGAAGAAAAGGTCCTCGATCTCCTCCTTCCTCCCCTAAAACGGCAGAGAAGAACAAACCTCTCCATCGAAGAACAAAAGCTCGAGCGTCAAAAATTCGAAGAGGAACAGGAAAAACATAAGCGTAACAGGGATAAGTTCAGAAAAATGCTTCAAAGCGGTTCATTGGATAACAGAGAAGTTGAGATGAAACTCGATGACATGCCTGAGCCGAGGATCGAAGTTTTTTCCGGTATGGGAATGGATAGTTTCGATATCAATATGGGTGAGATCCTTGCTGGTTTCATGCCCGGTCACGGTTCTGGAAATAAACGTAAAAAAATGAAGGTCAGCGAAGCGCTGGATTATCTTTTTTACAATGAATCCAAAAAACTCGTGGATATGAATGATGTCAAAGAGATCGCGATCACCCGTGTCGAGGAGAACGGTATTGTATTTTTGGATGAAATAGACAAAATAGCAGGTGAGAAATCCCAGCATGGTCCGGATGTTTCACGCGAAGGAGTTCAGAGAGATTTACTTCCGATCATCGAAGGAACAAATGTTCCAACAAAATACGGCATGGTCGATACAACACACATTCTCTTTATTGCATCTGGTGCATTTCACGTTTCCAAAC
Encoded here:
- the hslU gene encoding ATP-dependent protease ATPase subunit HslU; this translates as MDMHELTPKETVKELDKYVISQDRAKRAVAIALRNRWRRQNVPEDLRDEILPNNIILIGPTGVGKTEISRRLANLVNAPFIKIEASKFTEVGYVGRDVESIVRELVSLSINQVRDELTMEVEDEARERAEEKVLDLLLPPLKRQRRTNLSIEEQKLERQKFEEEQEKHKRNRDKFRKMLQSGSLDNREVEMKLDDMPEPRIEVFSGMGMDSFDINMGEILAGFMPGHGSGNKRKKMKVSEALDYLFYNESKKLVDMNDVKEIAITRVEENGIVFLDEIDKIAGEKSQHGPDVSREGVQRDLLPIIEGTNVPTKYGMVDTTHILFIASGAFHVSKPSDLIPELQGRFPIRVELKSLTEEDFAKILTLPKNALIKQYTEMLKTEGVDVRFTAGAIKEISHFAAQANTKMEDIGARRLHTVLSILLEDYLYELPDSKTEKIKVTKELVTQKLEKIITDEDLTKYIL
- the hslV gene encoding ATP-dependent protease subunit HslV — protein: MEKITLKGTTILGVKIGKKVAIGGDGQVTFGDTIFKATAHKVRKLYDGKVIVGFAGATADAFTLFEKFEEKLNEYKGNLMRAAVELAKEWRTDKILRRLEAMIIAGNEQHLLILSGTGDVIEPDHNIAAIGSGGPYAKAAAMVLIKDKKKNPKDIVTEALKIAADICIYTNDQMVIEEM